The Fusobacterium sp. SYSU M8D902 genome has a segment encoding these proteins:
- the minE gene encoding cell division topological specificity factor MinE, with translation MSIFSFFNKEEKKSKNVAKDRLKLVLIHDRAMLSSGMLEQMKDDIIAVISKYVDIDRDALNIDIAENPENTRRTTLVANIPLRTKKA, from the coding sequence ATGAGTATATTTAGTTTTTTTAATAAAGAGGAAAAAAAATCAAAGAATGTAGCTAAAGATAGACTTAAGCTTGTGCTTATACATGATAGAGCTATGCTTTCATCTGGAATGCTAGAGCAGATGAAAGATGATATAATTGCTGTTATATCTAAATATGTAGATATAGATAGAGATGCTCTTAATATAGATATTGCTGAAAATCCAGAAAATACAAGAAGAACAACATTGGTAGCAAATATTCCATTGAGAACAAAAAAAGCATAA
- a CDS encoding DUF1007 family protein, with the protein MKKLLIILYFIFVSTFLSAHPHVFFEGSFNLKLNTKEVVVDLELILDEMNTLLVKENNGSEELYKNIFNDLKISYNGKILEKSVIKKEIDSSSDNIILNITFNFPIELKKDDRLLITIYDREYFYDYDYDENSFKIENNSNLNFVTDFKENKKKAYYYDMVYPKEFEVIVNEK; encoded by the coding sequence ATGAAAAAATTACTGATTATACTTTATTTTATATTTGTATCAACATTTTTATCTGCACATCCACATGTATTTTTTGAAGGCTCTTTTAATTTAAAATTGAATACAAAAGAAGTAGTAGTTGACTTGGAATTGATATTAGATGAAATGAATACTCTGTTGGTAAAAGAAAATAATGGGAGTGAAGAGCTATATAAAAATATTTTTAATGATTTGAAGATTAGTTACAATGGAAAAATATTGGAGAAAAGTGTTATAAAAAAAGAGATTGATTCTAGCAGTGATAATATAATTTTAAATATTACCTTTAACTTTCCAATAGAATTAAAAAAGGATGATAGATTATTGATTACTATCTATGACAGGGAGTATTTTTATGATTATGACTATGATGAAAACTCTTTTAAAATAGAAAATAATAGTAATTTAAACTTTGTAACAGATTTTAAAGAAAATAAAAAGAAAGCATATTACTATGATATGGTTTATCCTAAAGAATTTGAGGTAATTGTGAATGAAAAATAA
- a CDS encoding septum site-determining protein MinC, whose translation MNNYVILKGKKDRLSIYLNDEVDFLTIRDSLVEKIIEARNFIGKGQIAIEFTNRKLSELEENVLIDLIKVNSDLNITYVFSESDGEVERIKFVKSVTEEGITKFHRGTLRSGIKLEYDGNIVVIGDVNPGALIRAKGNVIVLGFLNGTVYAGQDGDRDAFVGATHMNPVQLVIGHTVAQPMQSRILDTNKVDRKGGFKIAYLSGKEIRIEDFSTRLLND comes from the coding sequence ATGAACAATTACGTTATTTTAAAAGGAAAAAAGGATAGGTTATCTATTTATCTAAATGATGAAGTAGATTTTTTAACAATCAGAGATAGTCTTGTAGAGAAGATAATAGAAGCAAGGAATTTCATAGGAAAAGGACAGATTGCTATTGAATTTACCAATAGAAAATTGAGTGAACTAGAGGAGAATGTACTAATAGATTTAATAAAGGTGAATAGTGATTTGAATATAACCTATGTTTTCTCTGAATCTGATGGTGAAGTTGAACGGATAAAGTTTGTAAAATCTGTAACAGAAGAGGGAATTACAAAATTTCATAGGGGAACTTTACGTTCTGGAATCAAGTTAGAGTATGATGGAAATATAGTAGTTATAGGAGATGTAAATCCAGGAGCATTAATAAGAGCTAAAGGAAATGTTATTGTTTTAGGATTTTTAAACGGAACTGTCTATGCAGGACAAGATGGAGATAGAGATGCCTTTGTAGGTGCAACTCATATGAATCCAGTTCAATTGGTAATAGGGCATACTGTAGCTCAACCTATGCAAAGTAGAATCTTAGATACTAACAAAGTAGACAGAAAAGGTGGGTTTAAGATAGCGTATCTAAGTGGTAAAGAGATAAGAATAGAGGATTTTAGTACTCGTTTATTAAATGATTAA
- a CDS encoding flavin reductase family protein → MSKNIFKGSVVLNPVPVVMVTSRNSEGKDNVFTVAWTGTVCTKPPMLSISIRPERLSYDYIKESMEFTINLPTRRLTRETDFCGVRSGRVVDKIKEMNFTMKEGKEVNSPYIDECPVNIECKVKSIIPLGTHDLFLAEVLCSHIDEKLIDENGKIHFEWANLITYSHGEYFPVPKTAIGSFGYSVAKKATIEKKKSTNTIKKKKDKTKKKGKR, encoded by the coding sequence ATGAGTAAAAATATTTTTAAAGGAAGTGTTGTCTTAAATCCTGTTCCTGTGGTAATGGTCACAAGTAGAAACAGTGAAGGTAAAGATAATGTATTTACTGTTGCTTGGACAGGAACTGTATGTACAAAACCACCTATGCTTTCAATCTCGATTAGACCTGAAAGATTATCCTACGATTATATAAAAGAGAGTATGGAGTTTACTATCAATCTGCCTACAAGAAGGCTAACTAGAGAAACAGACTTTTGTGGAGTTCGTTCTGGAAGAGTAGTTGATAAGATCAAAGAGATGAATTTTACTATGAAGGAGGGGAAAGAGGTAAATAGCCCATATATTGATGAGTGTCCTGTAAATATTGAATGTAAAGTAAAATCAATTATTCCTCTAGGAACTCACGATCTATTTTTAGCTGAAGTATTATGTTCACACATTGATGAAAAGCTTATTGATGAAAATGGAAAGATACATTTTGAATGGGCTAACTTAATAACATACTCTCATGGGGAGTATTTTCCTGTTCCTAAAACAGCAATTGGTAGCTTTGGATACTCAGTTGCTAAAAAAGCTACTATTGAGAAGAAAAAAAGTACAAACACTATAAAAAAGAAAAAAGATAAAACTAAAAAGAAAGGAAAGAGATAG
- the minD gene encoding septum site-determining protein MinD, whose translation MAKVIVVTSGKGGVGKTTTTSNIGVGLALKGKKVLLIDTDIGLRNLDVVMGLENRIVYDLVDVVEDRCRIAQALIKDKRCSNLCLLPAAQIRDKNDVSPEQMKKLIEGLRKDFDYILIDCPAGIEQGFKNAIAAADEAIVVTTPEISATRDADRIIGLLEANDIRSPKLIVNRIKMDMVKAGNMLSVDDMLDILAIELIGVVPDDENIVISTNRGEPLVYKGESLAAHAYKNIVERIEGQSVPFLDLDIKLSFFDKIKMVFSK comes from the coding sequence ATGGCGAAGGTAATAGTTGTAACATCTGGAAAAGGTGGAGTGGGAAAAACTACAACTACTTCTAATATTGGAGTAGGATTAGCATTAAAAGGGAAGAAGGTACTTTTAATAGATACAGATATTGGACTTAGAAATTTAGATGTAGTTATGGGACTTGAAAATAGAATAGTCTATGACTTAGTAGATGTAGTAGAGGATAGATGTAGAATAGCTCAAGCACTGATAAAGGATAAAAGATGTTCAAATCTTTGTCTATTACCTGCTGCACAAATTAGAGATAAGAACGATGTTAGTCCAGAGCAGATGAAAAAGCTAATAGAGGGATTGAGAAAGGATTTTGATTATATCTTAATTGATTGCCCTGCTGGAATAGAGCAAGGATTTAAAAATGCAATAGCTGCTGCAGACGAGGCGATAGTAGTAACTACTCCAGAGATATCTGCAACAAGAGATGCTGATAGAATCATAGGACTATTAGAGGCAAATGATATAAGAAGTCCAAAGTTGATAGTGAACCGTATAAAAATGGATATGGTCAAAGCTGGAAATATGTTGAGTGTAGATGATATGTTGGATATTTTAGCAATAGAACTTATTGGAGTTGTACCAGATGATGAAAATATAGTAATATCTACAAATAGAGGAGAACCATTGGTATACAAAGGAGAGTCTTTAGCAGCTCATGCATATAAGAACATTGTTGAAAGAATAGAGGGACAGTCAGTTCCATTCTTAGATTTGGATATAAAGTTAAGCTTTTTTGATAAAATAAAAATGGTATTTAGTAAGTAG